GGGCCATTGTTGGGCCTCTTTTCCTTCTGGATGCCATAAGCACCTGGTGACGCAAGAGACTCTGGGGGTCCTTTTTGAATCTTGGCAGGAACAATTTAATTGACTCTTTAGTAGTGAATCTtgatgagaaagaaaagagatcTACTATTGAACGTATCAACTAAACCCCGCTTCAGAGAAACAGAGCACGCTAACTGATCCATTGTATCAAGTATAAAGTAACTGGCGACTAATTTATTGATGATGAATAATTGCGAATACAGAATACAAAAAAAGAAGACAAGCAGCCATATTAATGCACACAATGCAAAAACCGAATTGATGAATCAAGGTGCAGCAAGCTTTGCGTTAGGCTGAAAAACATACTTAACAAGTGAGTCCTTAATGGACAAGAGTTGAGGAAACTCTTTCTTCAACTTGGAGGCATCAAGCTCGTTGTTGCTCCTTGGGGCAACAATGACCTTGGCCTGCTCCTCCAATGTGAAGTTCTTCCAAGTAAAGCTTGGATCCACATAGTCCCTGTACATCTCAAGAATCTCGTTGTGGCTCACCACTCCTGGGTTCGTGAAGTTCCATATCCCAGTCAGATTCCTCTTCGCCATCTCTATCGAGATCGGAAGCAGCTCGTCAAGTATCGTCATCGAATTCGGGATGTCAACTACCTTCTCGTAACGCGTTATCTTCGTTATGAAGTTCCGTGGGTTACTCAGATCGGATGAGATTGGCATCCTCACTCTCAACGTGCACACATTCTCGTAGTTCCGCAGCAGATCTTCCACCTACCACGCACACCACAAAGGAAACTCagaatattattttattttgttatatattaattttgaaaaacacatCTCCAACATTGACGTGTCGATCTGATCTGAAATTGAAAACTGAAACCACAAGACAGAGTCCAACACATTTCAACATGCCATGCGACTTTGGATTGGAGGGATCTAAATGTATACCATGGCTTTGGTCTTGGAGTAGTAGGATCCGATGAAGTTGGGAGTGTCCTCTTCCTTGAAGCCGACGCCGGATCCGAGGGTGTGGATGGAGTCGTACTCGAAGATGCAGCCGGTGGCGTAGTTGATCAGAATGAGGCCCTTCTCGCGGCACACGTCGGCCAGGGTGAGGGTGCCGACAACGTTCGTGCGGATGGTCTCCACCTTGTGAGACTCGCACCAGTCCACGTTGGGCCTGCCGGTCACGCCGGCAGCATTGAAGACGTGGCTGGGGTTGACAGCGGCAATGTCCGCCTCGAGGGAGGAACGGTTCTCTAGGCGGCCAGAGCCGTAGACGAAGGGGATGCTTTGGGCTTCACAGAGCTTGCCCAGGAGGCCACCAATCCAGCCGGTGCGCCCGTAGATCAAGAACTTGAGTTGCTTGTCACCGGCGCAGCCGTTAGCTGGTAAGCCCATCGTGTCGGAATGAAAGAATGGGTGAATAATAATGTATTAATGTGGTTGGCTGCTTCTTCTCTTGCTCTATTTCTGTGGATATTTATATGACACTTGGAGTTGGAGTGGACAATTCCTGTTATTTTCTTTCTAGGACAAGGAGTCGAGGACAGCTGCGACGGTgattataaaaactaaaaaacattactattttcctttttatataaaaaaattaattttaatgcaatAAAAAGAGTTTTATTTTGTACAACTTCAGTAATCTTTTGAGAGTTTGGAAATTCGTTTATTGCAGTACACAATTTGGTGACCtacatgaaaattaaatttaatataaaataaaaaagttaaccTCATTTTTAAcgttttatgttttttttttcttctgtgtAGTAAAGGTGGAAAAACAAATAATTCTATAGTTAAAATGTTAGGGTCAATGCTCAAAATAGGCCAGCACTTTTAATAAAGCCAAGCCCCTCACTAGAGCTGGGAAGCTTGTacttattaaatttgtattgaacaatttttttatttattatttaaatttgtataaaatattaaaaattattgtagaaaaattaatttttgtacagaatatatttttttggaaTAAGGAGAATAGTAAAAATGGTATGATAATGATCAGATAAGATGTGGTGCAGGTTCTCAAACAGTTTGGTGAATTGGATATTGAGAAAGTTATGGTGTGTAATACAACCCTTCTTTTTAAGTGGTGGTGACAGTTTTCAATGAGAATTGtcctttataaaaaaaaagtggtGTACTCTTGTAACAATTTAAATTCCAATATAATGCTGTCAGTTCAGGTGTTATCTATTCAGGAAGTCCATGAAAGGATATCTGTCAAATATAATTCAAGGATCAACAAGTAAGATAGAAGATGATCAATGTGTTGTCTATGGAGATTGGTGATAGGGAGAGGAACTCGTTTCTAAAAAAATGTATGATTGCGTGGAAGGTCTCTGAAAAATCTTTTTCCAAGGCTCTTCTCAATTTCAAATCAAACAGGATCTGTTATAGGGGATTGTAGGTTCTGGGACGGGTTAGAGTGGAGATGGAATTTCCAATGGAGGCGAGAGCTATTCAAATGGGAGTTGGACTTAGTGAACCATACGCATGAAATTTTAAGAGTGGTTAATCTTGCATATAACAGAGAGGATAGAGTTGTGTGGAAATTTGATAAACAAGGTGTATTTTCT
The genomic region above belongs to Arachis stenosperma cultivar V10309 chromosome 5, arast.V10309.gnm1.PFL2, whole genome shotgun sequence and contains:
- the LOC130982852 gene encoding bifunctional dTDP-4-dehydrorhamnose 3,5-epimerase/dTDP-4-dehydrorhamnose reductase; the encoded protein is MGLPANGCAGDKQLKFLIYGRTGWIGGLLGKLCEAQSIPFVYGSGRLENRSSLEADIAAVNPSHVFNAAGVTGRPNVDWCESHKVETIRTNVVGTLTLADVCREKGLILINYATGCIFEYDSIHTLGSGVGFKEEDTPNFIGSYYSKTKAMVEDLLRNYENVCTLRVRMPISSDLSNPRNFITKITRYEKVVDIPNSMTILDELLPISIEMAKRNLTGIWNFTNPGVVSHNEILEMYRDYVDPSFTWKNFTLEEQAKVIVAPRSNNELDASKLKKEFPQLLSIKDSLVKYVFQPNAKLAAP